In Bacteroidetes bacterium GWF2_43_63, a genomic segment contains:
- a CDS encoding citrate lyase subunit alpha, translating into MKKCDKFVVNAIGRKVPTEVNGQEMVPFKGLRQHRPTGRKYAPPIPTCIDYPEDGNKTVSSLAEALKKCGLKDGMTISTHHHLRDGDLVSNTIFDIAHEMGVKDLVWLPSASFPCNDPLIKYLEDGTINRIEGSMNGPLGKFTTKGGMTGCAVLRSHGGRVQAIQDGEVHIDIAVVAAPIADPFGNANALSGKSACGILGYSLADYMYADKVIIVTDNLIPFPCMPMQVQGNYVDYVVVVDQIGIPEKIVSGTTQVTRSPDRLLLAEWTAQFCDEAGLLHDGCGMQAGAGGTSLAVGVYMEEILKSRGEKARFAFGGSTKYMVQMLENGTLDYILDAQAFDLEAVRSARENPNHIDLSVLQAYNYHSKGNYTTMTDIMILGATEIDVNFNGNVVTHSDGLLLHGIGGWQNCLHAKTVIIPIPLFRDRIPVLVDEVTTICGPGEMIDVIVTERGIAINPKRTDLIEKMKNSKLPIKTIQELKAEAEAICGKPEKPKLTNEAVAVIKWVDGTVIDTVWKLAE; encoded by the coding sequence ATGAAAAAATGCGATAAATTCGTAGTAAACGCTATAGGACGTAAAGTCCCCACCGAAGTAAACGGACAGGAAATGGTTCCTTTCAAAGGCCTGCGCCAGCATCGTCCGACCGGACGCAAATATGCGCCACCGATTCCAACCTGCATCGATTATCCCGAAGACGGAAACAAAACCGTTTCTTCGCTCGCTGAAGCTCTGAAAAAATGCGGTCTCAAAGACGGTATGACCATCAGTACACATCACCATTTGCGCGATGGAGATTTAGTGAGCAATACCATTTTTGACATTGCGCATGAAATGGGCGTGAAAGACCTCGTATGGCTGCCTTCAGCATCATTTCCATGCAATGATCCTTTGATCAAATATCTCGAAGATGGCACCATCAACCGCATTGAAGGTTCTATGAATGGCCCGCTCGGGAAATTCACTACCAAAGGCGGCATGACCGGCTGCGCAGTGCTTCGCTCGCATGGTGGACGCGTTCAGGCCATTCAGGATGGTGAAGTTCATATCGATATTGCCGTTGTTGCGGCACCTATTGCCGATCCGTTTGGAAATGCCAATGCCCTCAGCGGAAAGTCTGCATGCGGTATTCTGGGCTATTCACTGGCCGATTATATGTATGCTGATAAAGTAATTATTGTCACAGATAATCTGATTCCTTTTCCATGTATGCCCATGCAGGTGCAGGGAAACTATGTTGACTATGTTGTAGTTGTCGATCAGATCGGTATTCCCGAAAAAATTGTTTCCGGAACCACGCAGGTAACGCGCAGTCCGGACCGTTTGCTGCTGGCAGAATGGACTGCACAGTTTTGCGATGAAGCAGGTTTGTTGCACGATGGTTGCGGCATGCAGGCGGGTGCAGGCGGAACATCGCTCGCAGTGGGTGTTTACATGGAAGAGATACTGAAATCGCGTGGCGAAAAGGCCCGCTTTGCTTTCGGTGGAAGTACCAAGTACATGGTGCAGATGCTCGAAAACGGAACACTTGATTATATTCTTGATGCGCAGGCTTTCGATCTCGAAGCAGTGCGTTCTGCGCGCGAAAACCCGAATCACATTGATTTATCGGTGCTGCAGGCCTACAACTATCACAGCAAAGGCAACTACACAACGATGACCGACATCATGATTCTCGGAGCAACAGAAATCGATGTAAATTTCAATGGTAATGTTGTTACGCACTCTGATGGTTTGCTGCTTCACGGTATTGGTGGCTGGCAGAACTGTCTGCATGCAAAGACCGTCATCATTCCCATTCCGCTGTTCCGCGACCGCATTCCGGTGTTGGTTGACGAAGTAACCACCATCTGCGGCCCTGGTGAAATGATTGATGTAATTGTGACTGAGCGCGGAATTGCAATCAATCCGAAACGCACCGACCTCATCGAAAAGATGAAGAACAGTAAGCTTCCGATCAAGACCATTCAGGAACTGAAAGCTGAAGCTGAGGCCATCTGCGGTAAGCCGGAGAAACCAAAACTCACCAACGAAGCTGTAGCCGTCATCAAATGGGTCGATGGGACCGTTATTGATACGGTTTGGAAGCTGGCGGAATAA
- a CDS encoding citrate lyase ACP, with translation MKKNVVVSCGNAGPKVRSDCRIEMQITDQGGIQIELKSKVKVLYGNDIIRVTIEVAGFYGIENCQVSIEDSGAVTPVLAARLEAAIRQLIDTEKEYLLPVLPQNQYETEKERNRISRLYLPGNSPAMFLNAGIHHPDGLILDLEDAVAPDKKFEAAFMVRNALRNVNFYGAEKMVRINQIPRGLDDLKFIVNHGVNLILIPKIESAEQIQLVNKKIAELATDKNRNIWLMPIIESADGVLRAKEIASAAPNVVALAIGLEDFTADMGVQRTREGNESLMARNLLTLACKSAGVQAIDSVFSDVDDIDGLKNTIRVSKSLGFVGMGCIHPRQIKPIHEAYGPDEAEITKAKKIVLAFDDATAKGLGVVSLGSKMIDPPVVKRAIHTIDMAVKLGKLAADWKEQMLTENA, from the coding sequence ATGAAGAAAAATGTGGTTGTCTCATGCGGGAACGCTGGTCCCAAAGTCCGCTCTGACTGCCGGATTGAAATGCAGATTACTGACCAGGGAGGCATTCAGATCGAACTGAAAAGCAAGGTCAAAGTTCTGTACGGCAACGATATCATCCGTGTGACCATAGAAGTCGCCGGTTTTTATGGAATTGAAAACTGTCAGGTCTCCATCGAGGATTCCGGCGCAGTCACTCCGGTGCTGGCGGCCCGTCTCGAAGCGGCTATTCGTCAGCTGATCGACACCGAGAAAGAATATCTCCTGCCGGTTCTTCCACAAAATCAGTACGAGACTGAAAAGGAACGCAACCGGATTTCGCGTCTTTATCTGCCGGGCAATTCGCCGGCCATGTTCCTGAATGCCGGCATTCATCATCCCGATGGACTGATCCTCGATTTGGAAGATGCCGTTGCTCCGGATAAAAAATTCGAAGCGGCTTTTATGGTCCGTAACGCACTTCGCAACGTCAATTTCTACGGCGCCGAAAAAATGGTGCGTATCAATCAGATTCCACGCGGTCTCGACGATTTGAAATTTATTGTCAATCATGGCGTGAATCTCATTTTGATTCCAAAAATCGAAAGCGCTGAACAGATTCAGCTGGTGAACAAAAAAATCGCAGAGCTGGCAACAGACAAGAATCGCAACATCTGGCTCATGCCCATCATCGAAAGTGCTGATGGCGTTCTTCGGGCAAAGGAAATTGCTTCTGCCGCGCCCAATGTAGTGGCGCTTGCCATCGGGCTCGAGGATTTCACTGCCGATATGGGTGTGCAGCGCACACGCGAAGGAAACGAATCGCTCATGGCCCGCAATCTGCTCACACTGGCCTGCAAATCGGCCGGCGTTCAGGCCATCGACTCTGTTTTCAGCGATGTGGACGATATCGATGGACTGAAAAACACCATCCGCGTTTCGAAGTCACTCGGTTTTGTTGGAATGGGTTGTATTCATCCGCGCCAGATCAAGCCGATTCACGAGGCATATGGTCCCGATGAAGCTGAAATCACCAAAGCTAAAAAAATCGTACTTGCGTTTGATGACGCCACAGCCAAAGGCCTTGGTGTTGTTTCGCTCGGAAGTAAAATGATTGATCCGCCGGTGGTTAAACGCGCCATTCACACCATCGACATGGCTGTGAAACTCGGCAAACTGGCTGCTGACTGGAAAGAACAAATGTTAACTGAAAACGCTTAG
- a CDS encoding electron transfer flavoprotein subunit beta has product MSFRIVVMAKQVPDTRNVGKDAMKADGTVNRAALPAIFNPEDLNALEMALRIKDQMADCEVVIVTMGPPRAADIIRESMFRGADRGILITDRRFAGSDTLATSYAISMAVRKLFPVNLVIAGRQAIDGDTAQVGPQVAEKLKFPQITYAEEVVAVDSTSITIKRRLERGIEIVKTQYPAVITVHGSAPACRTRNARRLMKFKKARTVTELQEQSLDYTNLFDKCPYLSIQEWSVDDIQADTTWLGLSGSPTKVKKIENVVFTAKESLKMNGTDEDVNHLMKTLIDAHIIG; this is encoded by the coding sequence ATGAGTTTTCGGATCGTAGTAATGGCAAAACAGGTACCTGACACCCGCAATGTGGGTAAGGATGCCATGAAGGCTGATGGCACGGTGAACCGTGCAGCCCTGCCTGCAATATTCAACCCTGAGGATTTAAACGCACTGGAGATGGCACTCCGCATCAAAGATCAGATGGCCGACTGCGAAGTGGTCATTGTGACGATGGGGCCACCCCGTGCTGCCGACATCATCAGGGAAAGCATGTTCCGCGGCGCTGACCGTGGCATTTTAATTACTGACCGACGCTTTGCCGGCAGCGACACCCTCGCAACTTCGTATGCTATCTCGATGGCAGTGCGCAAGCTGTTCCCGGTGAACCTCGTCATCGCTGGCCGCCAGGCCATTGATGGAGACACCGCTCAGGTTGGCCCGCAGGTAGCCGAGAAATTGAAATTTCCTCAGATTACCTATGCCGAAGAAGTTGTGGCCGTAGATTCAACCTCTATTACCATCAAACGCCGCCTCGAAAGAGGAATCGAGATAGTAAAAACACAGTATCCTGCGGTAATTACGGTTCACGGATCGGCTCCGGCCTGTCGCACCCGCAATGCCCGCCGGCTTATGAAATTCAAAAAAGCTCGCACCGTCACCGAATTACAGGAACAGTCGCTCGATTACACCAACCTGTTCGACAAATGTCCGTACCTGAGCATTCAGGAATGGAGTGTCGATGACATCCAGGCCGACACAACATGGCTCGGGCTCAGCGGTTCACCCACCAAGGTGAAGAAAATCGAGAATGTGGTTTTCACTGCCAAGGAGTCTCTCAAAATGAATGGAACCGACGAAGACGTGAATCATCTGATGAAAACCCTCATCGATGCTCATATTATTGGATAA
- a CDS encoding electron transfer flavoprotein subunit alpha, with translation MNNVFIYCELTEENTVADVSLELCSKGRKLANDLGVKLEAVVIGNVGEEIASQLSPFGVDVLHLAKDKRLTPYTTMPHAAIVCGIFNQEKPEIALFGATSVGRDLAPRVASELRCGLTADCTSLEIGDHSEAKSGKEYKNLLYQIRPAFGGNIIATIINPETRPQMATVREGVMKKETVANAGTISIKNVDVNKMVSSELYAVEIIERHIEAQKINIKNANIIVAGGYGVGSKDNFKMLFELAEALGGEVGASRAAVDAGYVEHERQIGQTGVTVRPKLYIACGISGAVQHRAGMTESATIISINNDPNAPINNVADYVINADISDVLPRMIKYYRSNSK, from the coding sequence GTGAACAACGTATTTATATATTGTGAATTGACCGAGGAAAACACCGTGGCTGATGTCAGCCTCGAATTGTGTTCGAAAGGCCGCAAGCTGGCCAATGACCTTGGTGTTAAACTCGAAGCGGTTGTCATTGGCAATGTTGGCGAAGAAATCGCATCACAGCTTTCACCTTTTGGTGTAGATGTTTTGCATTTGGCAAAAGACAAGCGCCTGACCCCTTACACTACCATGCCTCACGCAGCCATCGTTTGCGGCATATTCAATCAGGAAAAACCTGAGATTGCATTGTTCGGTGCTACATCGGTTGGCCGCGATCTGGCTCCCCGTGTGGCTTCGGAACTGCGCTGCGGTTTGACAGCTGACTGCACATCGCTCGAAATCGGCGATCACAGCGAAGCCAAATCCGGCAAGGAATACAAAAATCTGCTCTATCAGATTCGCCCGGCTTTCGGCGGAAATATCATTGCAACCATCATCAATCCTGAGACCCGTCCGCAAATGGCAACGGTCCGCGAAGGCGTGATGAAAAAAGAAACAGTGGCAAACGCAGGCACCATCAGCATTAAGAATGTGGATGTAAACAAAATGGTTTCGTCCGAACTGTATGCGGTTGAAATTATTGAGCGCCACATCGAAGCTCAGAAAATAAACATCAAAAACGCCAACATAATTGTGGCCGGCGGTTACGGAGTTGGTTCAAAAGACAATTTCAAAATGCTGTTCGAACTGGCCGAAGCGCTGGGTGGCGAAGTAGGTGCCTCAAGAGCCGCAGTAGATGCGGGCTACGTGGAACACGAACGTCAGATTGGGCAAACCGGTGTCACCGTTCGTCCGAAGCTCTACATTGCATGCGGAATCTCTGGAGCAGTGCAGCATCGCGCTGGCATGACCGAATCTGCAACCATCATTTCCATCAACAACGATCCAAATGCGCCCATTAATAATGTAGCTGACTATGTTATTAACGCTGACATTTCGGACGTTCTGCCAAGAATGATAAAATATTACAGGTCCAATTCCAAATAA
- a CDS encoding acyl-CoA dehydrogenase — translation MENYYNDNKALHFHLFNPLMEKIVRIKENNFAEKDEYDYAPQDFEDAMDNYEKVLEIMGEIAGEIMAPNAEEVDHEGPHIENNEVIYAKGTAQNLKALSDAQVVGMAIPRKYKGLNFPILPIVMSNEIVARADASFSNIWGLQDCADTLHEFASEEIKQKFLPMFCEGKTAAMDLTEPDAGSDLQAVQLKATFSEKDNCWYLDGVKRFITNGDADIALVMARSEEGTKDARGISLFVYDRRENKVIIRRLENKLGIKGSPTCELVFKHAPAQLVGERRMGLLKYVMSLMNAARLGVAAQGTGISEAAYRAAYAYAKEREQFGKAIIEFAPVYEMLAMMRAKIDSSRALLYETSRYVDIYKGLSFKSLEEKLDNDERNELKHYQRLSDIMTPLTKLFTTEYSNQVAYDAIQVLGGSGYMKDYPVERYYRDARITNIYEGTSQLQVVAAVKGVINGAFQSLMEDKARIAVKPELKYLMDILAKMQDQFVKTVDKIKEKNHAELLDFHARRLVEMAGHIISGYLLVHDANKEDMFAKSADIYVRYGRSHNIAAAHYISHTDEEDLSSYNID, via the coding sequence ATGGAAAACTATTATAACGACAACAAAGCGCTCCATTTCCATTTGTTTAACCCGCTGATGGAAAAGATCGTCAGGATCAAGGAAAATAATTTTGCTGAAAAAGACGAGTATGATTATGCTCCTCAGGATTTCGAGGATGCCATGGATAACTATGAAAAAGTCCTTGAAATCATGGGCGAAATTGCAGGCGAAATCATGGCTCCCAATGCCGAAGAAGTAGATCACGAAGGTCCGCACATTGAAAACAATGAAGTGATTTATGCAAAAGGCACAGCGCAGAATCTGAAAGCTTTATCCGATGCACAGGTGGTTGGTATGGCGATCCCGAGAAAATACAAAGGTCTGAATTTCCCGATTCTGCCGATTGTTATGAGCAACGAAATTGTTGCCCGTGCCGACGCCAGTTTCAGCAACATCTGGGGTTTGCAGGACTGTGCCGATACTCTTCACGAATTTGCGAGCGAGGAAATAAAACAGAAATTTCTGCCCATGTTTTGCGAAGGAAAAACCGCAGCCATGGATCTTACCGAACCTGATGCAGGAAGCGACCTTCAGGCTGTTCAGCTTAAAGCCACTTTCAGCGAAAAAGACAATTGCTGGTATCTGGATGGCGTGAAACGTTTCATCACCAACGGCGATGCCGACATTGCGCTTGTCATGGCCCGCTCCGAAGAAGGAACCAAAGACGCCCGCGGTATTTCATTGTTTGTGTACGACCGGAGAGAAAACAAAGTGATTATCCGCCGCCTCGAAAATAAATTAGGTATCAAGGGCTCCCCCACCTGCGAACTCGTGTTTAAGCACGCGCCTGCACAGCTGGTTGGCGAACGCCGCATGGGTCTGCTCAAATATGTGATGTCGCTCATGAACGCAGCTCGTCTGGGTGTTGCCGCTCAGGGCACAGGAATCTCCGAAGCCGCTTACCGTGCGGCATACGCTTATGCCAAAGAAAGAGAACAGTTCGGAAAAGCCATCATTGAATTTGCTCCGGTTTACGAAATGCTGGCCATGATGCGCGCTAAGATTGATTCTTCACGGGCATTGTTGTACGAGACCAGTCGCTATGTTGATATTTATAAAGGCCTGTCATTTAAATCGCTCGAGGAAAAACTCGACAACGACGAGCGCAACGAATTGAAGCATTATCAGCGGCTTTCCGACATCATGACCCCGCTCACAAAACTATTCACAACTGAATACAGCAATCAGGTGGCCTACGACGCCATTCAGGTTCTCGGTGGCTCTGGCTATATGAAAGACTATCCGGTGGAACGCTATTATCGCGATGCGCGAATCACGAATATATACGAAGGTACTTCACAGCTGCAGGTGGTTGCTGCCGTCAAAGGCGTCATCAACGGAGCATTCCAGAGTCTTATGGAAGACAAAGCACGCATTGCAGTGAAACCCGAGCTGAAATATCTGATGGATATTCTTGCCAAGATGCAGGATCAGTTTGTCAAGACTGTTGACAAGATCAAGGAAAAAAATCATGCAGAGCTTCTTGATTTCCACGCACGTCGTCTGGTTGAAATGGCAGGTCACATCATTTCCGGATACCTGCTTGTTCACGATGCCAACAAAGAAGATATGTTTGCGAAATCAGCCGATATTTACGTACGCTACGGCCGCTCGCATAACATCGCTGCTGCGCACTACATCTCGCACACCGACGAAGAAGACCTGAGCTCTTACAACATCGATTAA
- a CDS encoding Holliday junction DNA helicase RuvB: protein MNPNLDANGNAMTPTEREIERVLRPGDFHEFMGQKQVVDNLLVFVHAARQRGEALDHTLLHGPPGLGKTTLSHILATEMGVNIKITSGPVIEKPGDLAGLLTSLEANDVLFIDEIHRLSSVVEEYLYSAMEDYRIDIMIETGPNARSVQIKLNPFTLIGATTRSGLLTAPLRSRFGINARLDYYDNETLQRIVIRSAGILKISIDDKASSEISRRSRGTPRIANLLLRRVRDFAQIKGDGNIDLPITEYALSALNIDKNGLDEMDIRILDTIIGKFRGGPVGLTTIATAVGEDAGTIEEVYEPFLIQQGYLMRTPRGREVTPMAYIHLGKKRPATDGRLFDDF, encoded by the coding sequence ATCAACCCCAATCTGGATGCAAATGGCAACGCCATGACGCCCACAGAGCGCGAAATAGAACGCGTGCTGCGGCCGGGCGATTTCCATGAATTCATGGGCCAGAAACAGGTGGTCGATAATTTATTGGTGTTTGTTCATGCAGCGCGCCAACGCGGCGAAGCGCTCGATCACACCCTCCTCCACGGCCCTCCGGGACTTGGGAAAACAACGTTGTCGCACATTCTGGCAACAGAAATGGGTGTCAATATCAAGATTACCAGTGGACCTGTAATTGAAAAACCAGGCGACCTGGCCGGACTGCTGACATCACTCGAAGCAAACGATGTTTTGTTTATTGACGAAATCCACCGGCTGAGCTCGGTTGTAGAAGAGTATCTCTACTCAGCCATGGAGGATTACCGCATCGACATTATGATTGAGACCGGTCCGAATGCGCGCAGCGTTCAGATCAAACTCAATCCTTTCACGCTCATAGGCGCCACCACCCGCAGCGGATTGCTCACTGCCCCGCTCCGCTCCCGCTTTGGCATCAATGCGCGACTTGATTATTACGATAATGAAACACTGCAGCGCATTGTTATCAGGTCGGCCGGCATTTTAAAAATCAGCATCGACGATAAAGCGTCATCTGAAATATCGCGCCGCAGCCGCGGTACGCCCCGTATTGCGAACCTCTTGCTGCGCCGCGTTCGCGACTTTGCTCAGATTAAAGGCGACGGAAATATTGATTTACCAATTACTGAATACGCGTTGAGCGCACTCAATATTGATAAAAACGGACTCGACGAAATGGACATCCGGATACTGGATACCATCATCGGGAAATTCAGGGGCGGGCCAGTTGGGCTCACCACCATTGCCACTGCCGTAGGCGAAGATGCCGGCACCATCGAAGAAGTGTATGAGCCATTTTTAATTCAGCAGGGTTATCTCATGCGCACCCCACGCGGTCGCGAAGTAACGCCCATGGCCTACATCCATCTTGGCAAAAAACGTCCTGCCACCGACGGACGACTGTTTGACGATTTCTGA
- a CDS encoding CopG family transcriptional regulator, whose protein sequence is MKRQSISFSEPNDEWLNSQIANKEYSSRSELVNDLIRQARKQQKQIDWIRLKIEKAEKSGFTTDSKTQILKQSKDLLNE, encoded by the coding sequence ATGAAACGACAAAGCATTTCATTTTCAGAGCCCAATGATGAGTGGTTGAATAGCCAGATTGCCAACAAAGAATACTCCAGCCGAAGTGAACTGGTTAACGATCTCATTCGTCAGGCCCGAAAACAGCAGAAACAAATTGATTGGATCAGATTAAAAATTGAGAAAGCAGAGAAGAGCGGATTTACAACAGATAGCAAAACGCAAATTCTCAAGCAATCCAAAGATCTGTTGAATGAATAA
- a CDS encoding plasmid stabilization protein, translating into MNKFKLTNAAKEDLIRIHQYGVKQFGMRQADKYFESFFDHFEMIVERPFSFESVDLIKQGYRRCVCGVDSIYFRMNDDVVEIMTIIGRQDLGQLPDITKYD; encoded by the coding sequence ATGAATAAATTCAAATTGACTAATGCCGCAAAAGAAGACCTCATCAGAATTCATCAATACGGGGTGAAACAATTTGGCATGCGTCAGGCTGATAAATATTTCGAATCTTTCTTCGATCATTTTGAAATGATTGTTGAAAGGCCATTCTCTTTTGAATCAGTTGATTTAATAAAACAAGGATACCGACGTTGTGTTTGTGGAGTCGATAGTATTTATTTCAGGATGAATGATGATGTTGTTGAAATTATGACAATCATTGGACGGCAGGATTTGGGACAATTACCAGACATTACTAAATATGATTGA
- a CDS encoding protein-L-isoaspartate O-methyltransferase: MTFKGRVLEDNYRHQGLRKRLVVELEQKGITDRRVLDAIGKIPRHFFLDSSFVEFAYQDKAFPIGEDQTISQPYTVAFQSQLLEIKPLMKVMEIGTGSGYQAIVLMELGAKVFSIERVKALYDRTKVFLPAIGYIPKLFYGDGYKGLPTYAPFDRIIVTAAAPVVPDALLQQLKPGGILVIPVGDSSGVQVMKTITRQPDNTFIAKEHGLFRFVPMVENKKK, translated from the coding sequence ATAACATTCAAAGGAAGAGTTCTTGAAGACAATTACCGCCATCAGGGCCTGCGGAAACGCTTGGTTGTGGAGCTTGAACAGAAGGGTATTACCGACAGGCGGGTGCTGGATGCCATTGGTAAGATTCCGCGTCATTTCTTTTTGGACAGCAGTTTTGTAGAATTTGCCTACCAAGACAAAGCTTTTCCAATTGGCGAAGACCAGACCATCAGTCAGCCATATACTGTTGCTTTTCAGAGTCAGCTGCTGGAAATAAAACCACTGATGAAAGTGATGGAAATCGGCACCGGATCTGGCTATCAGGCCATTGTACTCATGGAGCTCGGTGCAAAAGTTTTTTCTATCGAACGTGTGAAAGCGCTTTACGACCGGACTAAAGTATTTCTGCCGGCCATTGGCTACATTCCCAAATTGTTTTATGGCGATGGCTACAAAGGGCTGCCGACTTACGCGCCGTTTGACCGCATCATTGTGACTGCAGCTGCACCCGTGGTTCCTGATGCATTATTGCAACAATTGAAACCCGGAGGCATTCTGGTTATTCCGGTAGGCGATTCATCCGGTGTTCAGGTGATGAAAACCATTACGCGTCAGCCCGACAACACTTTTATCGCGAAGGAGCATGGTTTGTTTCGTTTTGTTCCGATGGTGGAGAATAAGAAGAAATAG
- a CDS encoding oxidoreductase — translation MLRIGVLGAGHLGKIHIKCLKELDNYELVGFYDTDAERAKEVEKEFGIRHFENRDELIDAVDAVDIVTPTIAHFESAALALKKFKHVFIEKPIVTTLNEATALVNLSREANVKIQVGHVERFNPAFLAAQPYINKPVFIETHRLAQFNPRGTDVPVVLDLMIHDIDIVLSVVKSNVRKVSASGVPVISNTPDIANARIEFDNGAVANLTASRISMKNMRKSRFFQKDAYISVDFLEKKTEIIRMSDVIDESKLPPFALVFDPGNGSSKKQIHIENPNIETINAIKMELEKFHDSIVNNEPTPVGILDGYTALEVAYKIMEQIDESLYFFS, via the coding sequence ATGCTGCGAATAGGAGTTCTTGGTGCCGGCCATCTCGGCAAAATTCACATCAAATGTCTGAAAGAACTTGACAACTATGAACTGGTAGGATTTTATGACACTGATGCTGAACGTGCAAAAGAAGTAGAAAAGGAATTTGGCATCCGCCATTTCGAAAACCGAGATGAACTGATCGATGCCGTTGATGCCGTTGACATTGTGACACCTACCATTGCCCATTTCGAAAGTGCAGCCCTGGCCTTGAAAAAATTCAAGCATGTTTTTATTGAGAAGCCGATTGTTACAACTTTGAACGAAGCCACGGCGCTTGTAAATCTGAGCCGCGAAGCCAATGTGAAAATTCAGGTTGGACACGTGGAGCGTTTCAATCCTGCATTTCTGGCAGCTCAGCCCTACATAAACAAACCCGTTTTTATTGAAACGCATCGACTGGCGCAATTCAACCCACGCGGCACCGATGTTCCGGTTGTGCTCGACCTCATGATTCATGATATTGATATTGTGCTGAGTGTTGTAAAATCGAATGTCAGAAAAGTGAGCGCCAGTGGAGTTCCGGTCATCAGCAACACGCCTGATATTGCCAACGCGCGCATTGAATTTGATAACGGTGCAGTGGCGAACCTCACTGCGAGCCGTATTTCAATGAAAAACATGCGTAAAAGCCGATTTTTCCAGAAAGATGCCTACATCAGCGTGGATTTTTTGGAGAAGAAAACCGAGATTATTCGCATGAGCGACGTGATTGATGAAAGCAAATTGCCACCGTTTGCTCTTGTTTTCGATCCGGGCAACGGCTCGTCAAAAAAGCAGATTCATATTGAAAACCCCAACATAGAAACGATAAATGCTATTAAAATGGAACTTGAAAAATTTCATGATTCCATTGTAAACAATGAACCAACGCCTGTCGGAATTCTTGACGGATACACGGCGCTGGAAGTTGCCTACAAAATCATGGAGCAGATTGATGAATCTCTTTACTTTTTTTCATAA